From the Pirellulales bacterium genome, the window AGTGTGGCTGGGCCGGCCGCGAACAGGTCGACCCAATTGAAGGGGCTGTTTTCTTCGTTCATGCTGATCGTCCCGTTCTCGATCAGGTCGTGACGAACGTTATCGCCGTCGAGGTACAGGTACAGCGACGTCTCGAGCTCGCAGGCATGCGCGCAGCCGCCAGGGAATTTGCTCTGCCGCCAGCGCGGCAGGAATTCCTTGTCGACCGTCAACAGGTTCCACCACGCGGCCAGGATGCATTCGGCGTCGGTCTCGAGATTCGTACGCCGGGCGACCAGGTCGAGGTTCGGCATGTTCGAGCCATGACCGTTGAGCAGGACGATCTTCTTGAAGCCGTGATAGGCGAGCGACTTCGTAATATCGAGCACGTGGTGCATGAAATGCTCGAAGTCGTTATTGATGGTGCCGGGAAAATCCATCACGTGCCCCGTGTAGCCGTAGGCGACCGTCGGCAGCACCAGGACTTTGTCCGGGACCGCCTGACCGGCACCGAGCGCGATTTGCGTCGGACAGATCAGGTCGACATCCAACGGCAGATGCGGACCATGCTGCTCGACGGCGCCGCACGGCAGGATGCAGACTTTGCCCAGCTCGATCGCGTCATTGATCTCGGGCCAGGTCAGCTTTTCGTAGCGATATTCGGTCGAGGCGCGGCTGGTCATCGTGGTTCCTCGCAAAGTTCGTCGGGATCGTGACGCGACGGCTTGCGGAAGTCGTCGACGGGTGAGTATCCTCGCCTCGTGATGCAGTTTCAACCGTGCGTGCCGCGCCGGACGATCGCGGAAGGCCGGCAGAATCAACGTGGTGAGTGAGGCAATATGAAAATCACGGAAGTTGTCACGATTGCCCTGGGGGGGGCCACGCACGATCACGGCTGGCCCGGCGGCACCGATCCGAACGTGCAATACAACACGCTGGTCGAGGTGCGTACCGACGAAGGGGTGACCGGCATCGGCAGTTGCTACACCACGCGGACGCTTGTCGAAGGATCACTCGAGCTGCTGCGGCCGCACCTGATCGGCGAGAGCGGGCTGGAGCCCGATCGAGTCGCCGAAAAACTGCGGCAGTCAATGTTCTGGCTCGGCCGTGGCGGATCGGTCGAACACACGATCAGCGGCATCGACATTGCGCTCTGGGATCTGTGCGGAAGGGCGCTCGGTCAACCGGTCGGACGATTGCTGGGCGGGGTGTACCGCGATCGGATCAAGCCTTACGCGTCGATGTTGTTCGAGGATCCGCCGCTGTTGCGCGAGAAATTGCTGGAGCAACGGGCGCGCGGCTTTCGTGCCATCAAGCTCGGCTGGCGGCCGTTTGGGCGCGTCAGCCGGAAGTTCGACGAAGTGCTGATCAAGACCGCGCGCGACACGGTGGGGGACGACATCGAGATCATGGTCGACGCCGGCGGCAGCGAACAGTTCTGGCCGCACGGCGTCACCTGGGCACGCGAAACGGCGCGCATGCTTGGCGATTACGGCGTCGTATGGTTCGAAGAGGCGCTGCAGCCGGACGATGTGGCCGGCTTTCGCGAACTGCGAGCGAATTCGCCGGTGCTGATCGCCAGCGGCGAAGTGTTGACGCGCCGGCAAGCGTTCCTGCCGTTCATCACCGGGCGGGCGCTCGACATCATTCAGCCCGACGTGACTAAGTGCGGCGGATTGGGCGAGGCGCGCCGGCTGGGATGGCTGGCGTACGATCACGGTGTGCTGCTGGTGCCGCACGGCTGGAACACAGGTATCGGCGTCGCGGCCGATCTGGCCCTGGTGGCATCGCTGCCGGTGGCGCGGTGGGTCGAATTCCAGACGGGTGTGCCGTACATCGAGGAAATTCTCACAGAGCCCTTCAAGCTCGACAGCGAGGGCATGCTGCGAATTCCCGACGGCCCCGGCCTGGGAATCGAGCTCGATCGAGATGCGATTGCGCGCTATTCGCGATAGCGATGATCGCGGACGTGACTCGCGAATCGCGATTATGACTTAACCGGCGCCGCGTTTATTGAAACTTGCTGACCATCGACAAGCGAAGCGGCGCCGGCGACGACGACCGGATCGTCGGCCATCAGACCAGTAATGATTTCGACATCGTCGCCGATTTCCAGCCCGACCGAGATCGGCGTGGCGATTGCCTTGCCATCGCGAACGACAAAGCAGGTGGCCTGGCCGTCTCGCCGTACGATGGCCGCGCGGGGTACGGTGAGCACGTCAGGCCGTGAGACGAGCGAGATCGTGACCGCGGCACTCATGCCGGGGCGAAGCTTGCCGTCAGCGTTGGGAGCGTCGATTTCCGCACGCAGGGTACGGGCCGTGCT encodes:
- a CDS encoding mandelate racemase/muconate lactonizing enzyme family protein; translation: MKITEVVTIALGGATHDHGWPGGTDPNVQYNTLVEVRTDEGVTGIGSCYTTRTLVEGSLELLRPHLIGESGLEPDRVAEKLRQSMFWLGRGGSVEHTISGIDIALWDLCGRALGQPVGRLLGGVYRDRIKPYASMLFEDPPLLREKLLEQRARGFRAIKLGWRPFGRVSRKFDEVLIKTARDTVGDDIEIMVDAGGSEQFWPHGVTWARETARMLGDYGVVWFEEALQPDDVAGFRELRANSPVLIASGEVLTRRQAFLPFITGRALDIIQPDVTKCGGLGEARRLGWLAYDHGVLLVPHGWNTGIGVAADLALVASLPVARWVEFQTGVPYIEEILTEPFKLDSEGMLRIPDGPGLGIELDRDAIARYSR
- a CDS encoding creatininase family protein, which translates into the protein MTSRASTEYRYEKLTWPEINDAIELGKVCILPCGAVEQHGPHLPLDVDLICPTQIALGAGQAVPDKVLVLPTVAYGYTGHVMDFPGTINNDFEHFMHHVLDITKSLAYHGFKKIVLLNGHGSNMPNLDLVARRTNLETDAECILAAWWNLLTVDKEFLPRWRQSKFPGGCAHACELETSLYLYLDGDNVRHDLIENGTISMNEENSPFNWVDLFAAGPATLVSWTSSYSETGVLGEAKLATAEKGRQAYEEAVKQLALFVTYFHGRPADRRQDHHRRTPTMPMPWGQRPIG